From Prevotella sp. oral taxon 299 str. F0039:
TGAAATAAGGAAATTCTATTTTTATTAGACAACAGCTTGACAATCAAAAGATAATACGTTGATTTTGATTGTTTTGCATCTGCTTTTCAAAAGCATTGACATTACACTGCAATTGCATTGATTTTACATGCTAAAAGCAATGCAATTGAAACGCAAAAGAATAGGAAATAAATAATCCCTAGTAGACTATTGTTTACTAGGGATTATTCTTTTCTTTTAAAACTTCACTTGCCACTTCTTCTAATTCGCTATACCATTGCTCACCAAAGCGACGTATGAGTGGGTCTTTTAAGAACTTGTAAATGGGCAGTTGTAACTCTTTTCCTTTCTTTACTGCGTCTTTACACACGTCCCAACGATGATAATTCAAACCTACGAGGTCGTTGCTGAATCGCTTTTCACGAATGGGATACAAGCTACATGATATGGGTTTGCAAAACGATGTCTTTCCTTTTCGATATAAACGCTCGAGCGCACACAAACAAGTTCCATTTTCATAGCAGGTAAACACGCAATCTTTATTGTTGACAATAGAGGTTACAAGGTCGCCATCT
This genomic window contains:
- a CDS encoding DUF3109 family protein, whose protein sequence is MSIIQVGNVLLSSDIITECFCCDLDACKGICCIEGDAGAPVLFEEIAPLEEVTEIAWSELSAQAQAQIDKQGVVYTDRDGDLVTSIVNNKDCVFTCYENGTCLCALERLYRKGKTSFCKPISCSLYPIREKRFSNDLVGLNYHRWDVCKDAVKKGKELQLPIYKFLKDPLIRRFGEQWYSELEEVASEVLKEKNNP